One stretch of Amycolatopsis sp. NBC_00345 DNA includes these proteins:
- a CDS encoding GntR family transcriptional regulator yields MVDRTSGMPAFRQVAADLRAKITVGHYAPGDRLPSERELVEAYDASRPTVRAAVEMLRTEGLVTAEHGRGVFVRPPASVQRIARSRLSREARERNRGAFLADASAAGFTPSTSTSIRFEPADARTALHLAIDEGTEITVRDRVMRADGLVVQLAASRLPRALTRGTAIEGVDTGPGGTYARLEERGHQLGSFVEHVGARMPAPDEASLLQLADGVPVVTVTRVAYGTDGTPLEMNGMVLAADRYELSYEWPAD; encoded by the coding sequence ATGGTGGATCGCACAAGCGGGATGCCCGCGTTCCGGCAGGTCGCGGCCGACCTGCGTGCGAAGATCACCGTCGGCCACTACGCGCCGGGCGACCGGCTGCCGAGCGAGCGGGAACTCGTCGAGGCCTACGACGCTTCGCGGCCCACCGTCCGGGCTGCCGTGGAAATGCTTCGCACCGAAGGACTTGTCACGGCGGAGCACGGCCGCGGCGTGTTCGTGCGCCCGCCGGCGAGCGTCCAGCGCATCGCCCGATCCCGGCTGTCCCGCGAGGCCCGCGAGCGGAATCGCGGCGCGTTCCTCGCCGACGCCTCGGCCGCCGGCTTCACCCCGTCGACGTCGACGTCGATCCGTTTCGAACCGGCCGACGCCCGCACCGCGCTGCACCTCGCCATCGACGAGGGCACCGAGATCACCGTGCGGGACCGGGTGATGCGAGCCGATGGGCTGGTGGTCCAGCTCGCCGCGTCACGCCTCCCGCGCGCGTTGACGCGCGGCACCGCGATCGAGGGCGTCGACACCGGCCCGGGCGGCACGTACGCCCGGCTGGAGGAGCGGGGCCACCAGCTCGGCTCGTTCGTCGAGCACGTCGGCGCCCGGATGCCCGCGCCGGACGAAGCGTCGCTGCTGCAGCTCGCCGACGGCGTCCCGGTCGTCACCGTGACCCGCGTGGCCTACGGCACCGACGGGACGCCGCTGGAGATGAACGGGATGGTGCTGGCGGCCGACCGTTACGAACTGTCGTACGAGTGGCCCGCGGACTGA
- a CDS encoding tetratricopeptide repeat protein, with amino-acid sequence MRLVAGELATPDDDSTDLTGRLLGLLLRVGAALPLPLLAIAIHADPQATLDTGMSLVKQGLAQEHEGWFTATGHPRPADHSAVAASVAALAEQLRHDAEARLDAREDVSGQDSATSAGGDHRERGPASPSPLEETYRTVPSVAAALSACGDPGGAASLAYAWWPWSRYCHDPDWEQQLSQAGEAAAIAARAPHLLTDLLALSARAAYRRDDHQRAEAQWTRALAVSQEAADHKRIAALSVAMGEFFVARGRLHRALDVFYGALAAFQRLADPPQTARTLWRIGLVQLAADRAVAAITTLNNAEDAARAAGQRMPDTERADIQIALGRALWLTGTPGLARRAFSNALACLVDTDPQRADHVRAALRTPENAALPPQLGA; translated from the coding sequence ATGCGGCTGGTGGCGGGCGAACTGGCAACGCCGGACGATGACTCGACCGATCTCACGGGCAGGCTGCTGGGGCTGTTGCTGCGAGTCGGCGCCGCGCTGCCCCTCCCTTTGCTCGCCATCGCCATACACGCCGACCCTCAAGCCACCCTCGATACCGGCATGAGCCTGGTAAAACAAGGATTGGCGCAGGAGCACGAAGGGTGGTTCACCGCCACCGGACACCCCCGGCCGGCAGATCATTCCGCCGTGGCCGCGTCAGTCGCGGCACTCGCCGAGCAGTTACGCCACGACGCCGAGGCCCGGCTCGACGCGCGCGAGGACGTCAGCGGCCAGGATTCGGCCACCAGCGCCGGCGGCGATCACCGAGAGCGGGGCCCGGCCTCCCCGTCACCGCTGGAGGAGACCTACCGGACCGTGCCGAGCGTGGCCGCGGCGCTGAGTGCGTGCGGAGACCCCGGTGGGGCAGCGTCTCTGGCTTACGCGTGGTGGCCCTGGTCGCGCTACTGCCACGACCCCGATTGGGAACAGCAACTGTCCCAGGCCGGAGAAGCCGCAGCCATCGCCGCTCGGGCACCTCACCTGCTGACCGATCTGTTGGCCCTCAGCGCACGAGCGGCGTACCGCCGCGATGACCACCAACGGGCCGAAGCCCAGTGGACGCGCGCACTGGCTGTGTCACAAGAGGCCGCCGACCACAAGCGCATCGCCGCACTCAGTGTGGCCATGGGTGAATTCTTTGTGGCCAGAGGCAGGTTGCATCGGGCGCTCGATGTCTTCTACGGCGCCCTTGCGGCGTTCCAGCGCCTGGCCGATCCCCCGCAAACCGCGCGGACGCTGTGGCGTATCGGCCTCGTGCAGCTGGCCGCCGACCGCGCCGTCGCGGCCATCACCACCCTGAACAACGCCGAGGACGCGGCCCGTGCGGCGGGCCAGCGGATGCCGGACACCGAACGGGCCGATATCCAGATCGCGCTCGGAAGGGCATTGTGGCTGACGGGGACACCGGGACTGGCCCGTCGCGCCTTCAGCAACGCCCTCGCCTGCCTGGTCGATACCGATCCACAACGAGCCGACCACGTCCGCGCGGCACTGCGCACCCCCGAAAACGCCGCCCTGCCACCACAACTCGGCGCCTGA
- a CDS encoding peptidylprolyl isomerase: protein MKSRWVALVLSVVAGVALFAAPATAAPAPALARCTFTPTPDNPAARPVLRPLPFALTRGTVDVTFRFNYGPVTLRLNSGGAAPCAVANMASLVLQHFYDRSQCWRLSNSARLGVLQCGDIYEVEKGGPGYKFPDEVTGAETYPRGTVAMGNQGPGTNGSEFFIVHSFAHIPAQYSVLGTVVRGMSAIDRMVADGIIPTDPNGPLDGAPKHPVKIERASIGW, encoded by the coding sequence ATGAAGTCGCGCTGGGTTGCCCTGGTCCTTTCGGTCGTGGCCGGTGTGGCGCTGTTCGCCGCCCCGGCCACTGCTGCTCCCGCACCGGCTCTGGCCCGGTGCACCTTCACCCCGACGCCGGACAACCCGGCCGCCCGCCCGGTGCTCCGGCCGCTGCCGTTCGCCCTGACGCGCGGGACCGTCGACGTCACCTTCCGCTTCAACTACGGCCCGGTCACGCTCCGCCTGAACAGCGGCGGCGCGGCCCCGTGCGCGGTGGCGAACATGGCGAGCCTGGTCCTCCAGCACTTCTACGACCGTTCGCAGTGCTGGCGCCTGTCGAACTCCGCCCGGCTGGGCGTGCTCCAGTGCGGCGACATCTACGAGGTGGAGAAGGGCGGCCCCGGCTACAAGTTCCCGGACGAGGTCACGGGCGCGGAAACGTACCCGCGTGGCACGGTGGCCATGGGCAACCAGGGCCCGGGGACAAACGGGTCGGAGTTCTTCATCGTGCATTCCTTCGCGCACATCCCGGCGCAGTATTCGGTGCTGGGGACCGTGGTTCGCGGCATGTCGGCCATCGACCGGATGGTGGCGGACGGGATCATCCCGACGGACCCGAACGGGCCGTTGGACGGGGCTCCCAAGCATCCGGTGAAGATCGAGCGGGCTTCGATCGGCTGGTAG
- the ispG gene encoding flavodoxin-dependent (E)-4-hydroxy-3-methylbut-2-enyl-diphosphate synthase: protein MPALPPPVLAERRKTRQLQVGSVGVGSESPISVQSMTTTLTSDVNATLQQIAELTAAGCDIVRVACPSADDAEALPAIAKKSQIPVIADIHFQPKYVFAAIEAGCAAVRVNPGNIRKFDDQVKEIAQAAKDHGTPIRIGVNAGSLDKRLLEKYGKATPEALAESALWEASLFAEHDFHDIKISVKHNDPVVMVRAYELLAEQCDYPLHLGVTEAGPAFQGTIKSAVAFGALLRQGIGDTIRVSLSAPPVEEVKVGIQILQSLNLKERKLEIVSCPSCGRAQVDVYTLAEQVTAGLEGMEIPLRVAVMGCVVNGPGEAREADLGVASGNGKGQIFVKGEVIKTVPEHAIVETLIEEAMRIAEAAGEGIGEGAPSVTVG, encoded by the coding sequence ATGCCCGCTCTGCCGCCCCCCGTCCTCGCCGAGCGCCGCAAGACCCGCCAGCTCCAGGTGGGGTCGGTCGGCGTCGGCAGTGAGTCCCCGATCTCCGTCCAGTCGATGACGACGACGCTGACCTCCGACGTCAACGCCACCCTCCAGCAGATCGCCGAGCTGACCGCGGCCGGCTGCGACATCGTCCGTGTCGCCTGCCCGTCGGCCGACGACGCCGAGGCGCTGCCCGCGATCGCGAAGAAGTCGCAGATCCCGGTGATCGCCGACATCCACTTCCAGCCCAAGTACGTGTTCGCCGCGATCGAGGCCGGCTGCGCCGCCGTGCGCGTGAACCCGGGCAACATCCGCAAGTTCGACGACCAGGTCAAGGAGATCGCGCAGGCCGCGAAGGACCACGGCACGCCGATCCGGATCGGCGTCAACGCCGGCTCGCTCGACAAGCGGCTGCTGGAGAAGTACGGCAAGGCGACGCCCGAGGCGCTGGCCGAGTCGGCGCTGTGGGAGGCCTCGCTGTTCGCCGAGCACGACTTCCACGACATCAAGATCTCGGTCAAGCACAACGACCCGGTGGTCATGGTGCGCGCGTACGAGCTGCTGGCCGAGCAGTGCGACTACCCGCTGCACCTGGGCGTCACCGAGGCCGGGCCCGCGTTCCAAGGCACGATCAAGTCCGCCGTCGCGTTCGGCGCGCTGCTGCGCCAGGGCATCGGCGACACCATCCGCGTGTCGCTGTCCGCCCCGCCGGTCGAAGAGGTCAAGGTCGGCATCCAGATCCTGCAGTCGCTGAACCTCAAGGAGCGCAAGCTCGAGATCGTCTCCTGCCCGTCCTGCGGGCGCGCGCAGGTCGACGTCTACACCCTCGCCGAGCAGGTCACCGCCGGGCTCGAGGGCATGGAGATCCCGCTGCGCGTCGCCGTGATGGGCTGCGTCGTCAACGGCCCGGGCGAGGCCCGCGAGGCCGACCTCGGCGTCGCCTCCGGCAACGGCAAGGGGCAGATCTTCGTCAAGGGCGAGGTGATCAAGACCGTGCCCGAGCACGCGATCGTGGAGACGCTGATCGAAGAGGCCATGCGCATCGCCGAAGCGGCGGGCGAGGGCATCGGCGAAGGCGCCCCGAGCGTCACCGTCGGCTGA
- a CDS encoding helix-turn-helix domain-containing protein, which translates to MSHSWASRAPHPLVRPLVTRYIGYAQENVTLAVHRGLPSRHVTLIISLEQPVRFAGQPGEGALQGLVGGLHTAPALITQDRVQRGLHLELDPFGVRTLLGVTAAELSGHIVDLSDFGGDLASLPERLAEAPDWPSCFAILDDVLAARAVEPASPPPELGEAWRLMRRSGGQARVADLAGEVGWSRRHFGERFRAETGLAPKQASRVLRFERAGQLLRGGRRELAEVAVEAGFYDQAHLSNEWRALAGCSPRTWIAEELPFLAPTED; encoded by the coding sequence GTGAGTCACAGCTGGGCGTCCCGCGCGCCGCACCCCTTGGTGCGGCCGCTGGTCACGCGCTACATCGGCTACGCGCAGGAGAACGTGACCCTCGCCGTCCACCGTGGACTGCCCTCGCGGCACGTGACGCTCATCATCAGCCTGGAGCAGCCCGTCCGGTTCGCCGGGCAGCCGGGCGAGGGGGCGTTGCAGGGGCTCGTCGGCGGCCTGCACACCGCGCCCGCGCTGATCACGCAGGACCGGGTGCAGCGCGGCCTGCACCTGGAGCTGGACCCGTTCGGCGTGCGGACGCTGCTGGGCGTCACAGCCGCCGAGCTGAGTGGCCACATCGTCGACCTTTCCGACTTCGGCGGTGACCTCGCGTCGTTGCCCGAGCGGCTCGCCGAGGCGCCGGACTGGCCGTCCTGCTTCGCGATCCTCGACGACGTGCTCGCCGCGCGCGCCGTGGAGCCCGCTTCGCCGCCGCCGGAACTGGGGGAGGCCTGGCGGCTGATGCGGCGAAGCGGCGGCCAGGCGCGCGTGGCCGATCTGGCGGGGGAGGTCGGCTGGAGCCGACGGCACTTCGGGGAGCGGTTCCGCGCGGAGACCGGGCTGGCGCCGAAGCAGGCGTCCCGCGTGCTGCGGTTCGAACGCGCCGGGCAGCTGCTGCGCGGCGGTCGCCGGGAGCTGGCGGAGGTCGCCGTCGAGGCGGGCTTCTACGACCAGGCGCACCTGTCCAACGAATGGCGCGCGCTGGCCGGCTGCTCCCCGCGGACGTGGATCGCCGAAGAGCTGCCGTTCCTGGCACCGACGGAAGATTGA
- a CDS encoding MFS transporter, protein MAERRTYSVAELGPRYKWIALSNTTLGMLIATINSSIVLIALPDIFKGIGINPLEPSNTSYLLWMIMGFLVVTAVLVVSFGRLGDMYGRARMYNLGFAVFTFSSIMLAITWFDGDAAALWLIGWRIVQGVGGAFLMANSSAILADAFPSNQRGLALGMNGVAAIAGSFLGLVIGGVLAPINWNLIFLVSVPIGVIGTIWAYLKLHDTGIRQHARMDWWGNITFAVGLIAVLVGITYGIQPYGSSPTGWGSPMVLSCLIGGIAVLIAFIVIETKVDNPLFRLSLFRIRAFSWGNLANLTASLGRGGLQFILIIWLQGIWLPQHGYTFEQTPLWAGIYMLPMTVGFLVAAPTSGILSDRIGSRMLASSGLVLTAITFVLLIILPVNFNYWSFAAILLVNGIGMGMFSSPNRAEVMNSLPADARGSGSGMMTTFQNAAMVLSIGFFFSLIIAGLSNNLPSAMSQGLMAHGVQPGPANQIAHLPAVAVLFAAFLGYNPIQQLLGGQLATLPPDQASFLTGRSFFPNLISGPFQDGLAVAFGFAIVVCLIGAVASLLTKSKKSASSESVGEELAAVAGESGGGPSELVAPSSTSSDR, encoded by the coding sequence GTGGCGGAGCGCAGGACTTATTCGGTCGCGGAACTGGGGCCGCGGTACAAGTGGATCGCGCTGTCCAACACGACGCTGGGCATGCTGATCGCGACGATCAACTCGTCGATCGTGCTGATCGCCTTGCCCGACATCTTCAAGGGCATCGGGATCAACCCGCTGGAGCCGTCCAACACCAGCTACCTGCTGTGGATGATCATGGGCTTCCTCGTGGTCACCGCCGTGCTGGTGGTGAGCTTCGGGCGGCTCGGCGACATGTACGGCCGGGCCAGGATGTACAACCTGGGCTTCGCGGTCTTCACGTTTTCGTCGATCATGCTGGCCATCACCTGGTTCGACGGTGACGCGGCCGCGCTGTGGCTGATCGGCTGGCGGATCGTGCAGGGCGTCGGCGGCGCCTTCCTGATGGCCAACTCGTCGGCGATCCTCGCCGACGCCTTCCCGTCCAACCAGCGCGGCCTCGCGCTGGGCATGAACGGTGTCGCGGCCATCGCGGGCTCGTTCCTCGGCCTGGTCATCGGCGGGGTGCTGGCGCCGATCAACTGGAACCTGATCTTCCTCGTGTCGGTCCCGATCGGGGTCATCGGCACGATCTGGGCGTACCTGAAGCTGCACGACACCGGCATCCGCCAGCACGCGCGGATGGACTGGTGGGGCAACATCACCTTCGCCGTCGGCCTGATCGCGGTGCTGGTGGGCATCACCTACGGCATCCAGCCCTACGGCTCCTCGCCGACCGGCTGGGGCAGCCCGATGGTCCTGTCCTGCCTGATCGGCGGCATCGCGGTGCTGATCGCGTTCATCGTGATCGAGACGAAGGTGGACAACCCGCTGTTCCGGCTCTCGCTGTTCCGGATCCGGGCGTTCAGCTGGGGCAACCTGGCGAACCTGACGGCGTCGCTCGGCCGCGGTGGGCTGCAGTTCATCCTGATCATCTGGCTGCAGGGCATCTGGCTGCCGCAGCACGGCTACACGTTCGAGCAGACGCCGCTGTGGGCCGGCATCTACATGTTGCCCATGACGGTCGGCTTCCTGGTCGCCGCGCCGACCTCGGGCATCCTGTCCGACCGGATCGGCAGCCGGATGCTCGCGTCGAGCGGCCTGGTGCTGACGGCGATCACCTTCGTGCTGCTGATCATCCTGCCGGTGAACTTCAACTACTGGTCGTTCGCCGCGATCCTGCTGGTCAACGGCATCGGCATGGGCATGTTCTCCTCGCCGAACCGGGCCGAGGTGATGAACAGCCTGCCGGCGGACGCCCGCGGCTCCGGCTCCGGCATGATGACGACCTTCCAGAACGCGGCCATGGTGCTCTCGATCGGCTTCTTCTTCAGCCTGATCATCGCGGGCCTGTCGAACAACCTGCCCTCGGCGATGAGCCAGGGCCTGATGGCGCACGGCGTGCAGCCGGGGCCGGCCAACCAGATCGCGCACCTGCCCGCGGTCGCCGTGCTCTTCGCGGCGTTCCTCGGCTACAACCCGATCCAGCAGCTGCTGGGCGGTCAGCTCGCCACGCTGCCCCCGGACCAGGCCTCGTTCCTGACCGGCCGCAGCTTCTTCCCGAACCTGATCTCCGGCCCGTTCCAGGACGGCCTCGCGGTGGCGTTCGGCTTCGCGATCGTGGTGTGCCTGATCGGCGCCGTCGCTTCGCTGCTCACGAAGAGCAAGAAGTCCGCGTCGTCGGAGTCGGTGGGCGAGGAACTGGCGGCTGTCGCCGGTGAGTCCGGTGGCGGGCCCAGTGAGCTGGTGGCTCCGTCTTCCACTTCCAGCGACCGGTAA
- the dxr gene encoding 1-deoxy-D-xylulose-5-phosphate reductoisomerase: protein MTTSRSVLVLGSTGSVGAQALDVAARNPHLFTVAGIAAGGSDPRALAAQALAHGVAAVAVSRPTAVEDLQLALYAEAQRRGYSKGEFRIPRIFAGADAVTELIDAVAVDVVLNALPGSQGLAPTLKALATGSTLALANKESLIAGGPLVLAAAKPGQLVPVDSEHSAIAQALRAGQENEVARLVLTASGGPFRGRKRAELADVTVEQAMAHPTWSMGPLITINSATLINKGLELIEAALLFGVEPARIDVTVHPQSIVHSMVTFTDGSTIAQASPPDMRLPIALALHWPERVPGAAAACSWDTAASWTFEPLDNEAFPAVELARHVGTEGGCLPAVYNAANEEAVAAFLAQNAGFTSIVDTVSQVVEAADEWRREPRDVEDVLAAERWARARAGTMLGKGK, encoded by the coding sequence ATGACTACCTCGCGAAGCGTCCTCGTGCTCGGCTCGACCGGGTCCGTCGGGGCGCAGGCCCTCGACGTCGCCGCCCGTAACCCGCACCTGTTCACCGTGGCCGGGATCGCCGCCGGCGGGTCCGACCCGCGGGCGCTGGCCGCCCAGGCGCTGGCCCACGGCGTGGCCGCCGTCGCCGTGAGCAGGCCCACAGCGGTGGAGGACCTCCAGCTCGCGCTGTACGCCGAGGCCCAGCGCCGCGGCTACTCGAAGGGCGAGTTCCGCATCCCGCGCATCTTCGCGGGCGCCGACGCCGTGACGGAACTCATCGACGCGGTGGCCGTCGACGTCGTCCTCAACGCCCTGCCCGGCTCGCAGGGCCTCGCGCCGACGCTGAAGGCGCTGGCCACCGGCTCCACACTCGCGCTGGCCAACAAGGAGTCGCTGATCGCGGGCGGGCCGCTCGTGCTCGCCGCCGCGAAGCCGGGCCAGCTCGTGCCCGTCGACTCCGAGCACTCCGCCATCGCGCAAGCCCTGCGCGCGGGCCAGGAGAACGAGGTGGCGCGGCTCGTGCTCACCGCGTCCGGCGGCCCGTTCCGCGGCCGGAAGCGCGCCGAACTGGCCGATGTCACCGTCGAACAGGCGATGGCGCACCCGACCTGGTCGATGGGCCCGCTGATCACCATCAACTCCGCGACGCTGATCAACAAGGGCCTGGAGCTGATCGAGGCCGCGCTGCTGTTCGGCGTCGAGCCCGCGCGCATCGACGTCACCGTGCACCCGCAGTCGATCGTCCACTCGATGGTGACCTTCACCGACGGCTCGACCATCGCCCAGGCGAGCCCGCCCGACATGCGGCTGCCGATCGCGCTCGCGCTGCACTGGCCCGAGCGCGTGCCGGGCGCGGCGGCCGCCTGCTCCTGGGACACGGCGGCGAGCTGGACGTTCGAGCCGCTCGACAACGAGGCGTTCCCGGCCGTCGAGCTGGCCCGCCACGTGGGCACCGAGGGCGGCTGCCTGCCCGCCGTCTACAACGCCGCGAACGAGGAGGCGGTGGCGGCCTTCCTGGCGCAGAACGCCGGTTTCACCTCGATTGTGGACACTGTTTCGCAGGTGGTGGAAGCCGCCGACGAGTGGCGTCGCGAGCCTCGCGACGTCGAAGATGTACTCGCCGCCGAGCGCTGGGCTCGCGCGCGTGCTGGAACGATGCTGGGTAAGGGGAAGTAG
- a CDS encoding Fic family protein, giving the protein MTEEPSAAGVWVPVEGDRNFPAAVRRKGAWVPPPLRSDVRLCPRTHRSLAAAEQALGRLDEAADRLPERESLEQSTLLREAKSSAALDNRHFSLEELLVAKARPVDLPDQFAAVDRYLTAAGRAFSAVGRDAKVDLGLLREISNLLVSRPDAEPPSEWRTDVTWLGGPRPESAVMLHVPHGPYLLSSAEQWQVWNADDHDIPLVGKIGLGHHRLEVIHPFAGGNGYVSRAYVNLELVAAGVLRGPILPLSVWFDRNRDEYYSHVLCVAEKNSYEDFLIFFAEGIRTICMEQIRHIKQMEELRAKHRSKIGRGGGNAVRVADSLVGRPVTTNKDIATRFDMSRKGATDAIRKLVGEGLLEECNPGVRRNKIYICREALDLLTRDPAPPLEDRAVFTEKV; this is encoded by the coding sequence ATGACAGAAGAACCATCCGCTGCCGGTGTGTGGGTGCCCGTGGAGGGCGACCGGAATTTTCCTGCAGCGGTGCGTCGCAAGGGGGCCTGGGTGCCACCTCCCCTCCGGTCGGATGTCCGGCTGTGCCCGCGTACGCATCGATCGCTGGCTGCGGCCGAACAGGCTTTGGGGCGGCTTGACGAGGCTGCGGATCGGTTGCCGGAAAGAGAGAGTCTGGAGCAGTCGACCCTGCTGAGGGAGGCCAAGAGCTCGGCTGCCCTGGACAACCGTCACTTCAGCCTCGAGGAACTGCTGGTGGCCAAGGCCCGGCCGGTCGATCTGCCCGATCAGTTCGCGGCCGTCGATCGCTACCTCACCGCGGCCGGGCGGGCGTTCTCCGCGGTGGGCCGGGACGCGAAGGTCGATCTGGGTCTCCTGCGTGAGATCAGCAATCTCCTCGTCTCCCGTCCCGACGCGGAACCGCCCTCCGAGTGGAGAACCGACGTCACCTGGCTGGGCGGTCCTCGTCCGGAGAGCGCGGTCATGCTCCACGTGCCGCATGGGCCGTACTTGCTCTCGTCGGCCGAGCAATGGCAGGTGTGGAATGCGGACGACCACGACATTCCCCTTGTCGGAAAGATCGGCCTGGGGCATCACCGGCTTGAGGTGATTCACCCGTTCGCCGGTGGCAACGGTTACGTCTCGCGCGCTTATGTCAACCTCGAGCTGGTTGCGGCGGGGGTGTTGCGCGGCCCCATCCTCCCGTTGTCGGTGTGGTTTGACCGTAACCGCGACGAGTACTACTCCCACGTGCTATGCGTCGCGGAAAAAAACAGTTACGAAGACTTTCTGATCTTCTTCGCCGAAGGAATCCGGACGATCTGCATGGAGCAGATCCGCCATATCAAGCAGATGGAGGAGCTCCGGGCCAAGCATCGGTCGAAGATAGGCCGAGGCGGTGGCAATGCCGTCCGGGTGGCCGACTCGCTCGTCGGCCGGCCCGTTACCACCAACAAAGACATCGCTACGCGCTTCGACATGTCACGTAAGGGCGCCACTGATGCGATACGGAAGCTGGTCGGCGAAGGATTGCTTGAAGAATGCAATCCCGGAGTCCGGCGTAACAAGATCTACATCTGCCGCGAGGCATTGGATTTACTGACCCGCGACCCGGCTCCGCCCTTGGAAGATCGCGCCGTGTTCACCGAAAAGGTCTGA
- a CDS encoding VOC family protein: MTPRPTVWPAFRYNDAPAAIRFLVDVLGFQETLVVPGAPDREIAHAELTWPEGGGVMLGSTGGPCDGVHDAMRPGGGAAYVVSDHVDEIYARVKDSGVVITEELTDTDYGSHGFSVRDSEGNSWSVGTYRGA, encoded by the coding sequence ATGACACCTCGACCGACAGTCTGGCCCGCCTTCCGCTACAACGACGCCCCCGCCGCGATCCGTTTCCTCGTCGACGTCCTGGGCTTCCAGGAGACGCTCGTGGTGCCCGGTGCCCCGGATCGCGAGATCGCGCACGCCGAACTGACCTGGCCCGAAGGCGGCGGCGTGATGCTCGGCAGCACCGGCGGCCCTTGTGACGGCGTCCACGACGCCATGCGCCCCGGCGGCGGCGCCGCGTACGTCGTGTCCGATCACGTCGACGAGATCTACGCGCGGGTGAAGGACTCCGGCGTCGTGATCACCGAGGAACTGACCGACACCGACTACGGCTCCCACGGCTTCAGCGTGCGCGACTCGGAAGGGAACTCCTGGAGCGTCGGCACTTACCGCGGCGCCTAG
- a CDS encoding M50 family metallopeptidase, with amino-acid sequence MLAYIIGVVLFALGICISVALHEAGHMLTAKAFGMKVRRYFVGFGPTVFSWRRGETEYGLKWIPLGGFCDIAGMTALDEVTPEEAPRAMWRFKTWKRTVVMSAGSITHFILGFVVLYLMAVTMGLPNIAAASEPLQPVVASISCARAATTTQQLNDTSCPAGAPTPGKTAGLQAGDKIVSVAGKPTPQWTDVLAIVQASGGRTPIVVQRGNRTLNLNVDIPRVQRLGSDGKVHEIGMMGVSTVLPPAYLHYNGLTAVGATFSFTGTMFAQTAQRLVEFPERIPAVVSAIFGGERDPNTPVSVVGASRIGGEAVQQGLWQLFFFLLASLNFFIGVFNLLPLLPMDGGHIAIVWYERVRDWLRALRGKAAGGPVDYTKLSAITMVIVVIGGGITLLTVTADIVNPIRLQ; translated from the coding sequence GTGCTCGCCTACATCATCGGGGTGGTGCTGTTCGCGCTGGGGATCTGCATCTCCGTCGCGCTGCACGAGGCCGGTCACATGCTGACGGCCAAGGCGTTCGGCATGAAGGTCCGGCGCTACTTCGTGGGCTTCGGGCCCACGGTCTTCTCCTGGCGCCGCGGCGAGACGGAGTACGGCCTGAAGTGGATCCCGCTCGGCGGGTTCTGCGACATCGCCGGCATGACGGCGCTGGACGAGGTCACGCCGGAAGAGGCGCCGCGCGCGATGTGGCGGTTCAAGACCTGGAAGCGCACCGTGGTGATGTCCGCGGGCTCGATCACCCACTTCATCCTCGGCTTCGTGGTGCTCTACCTGATGGCGGTCACCATGGGCCTGCCGAACATCGCCGCGGCGTCCGAGCCGCTGCAGCCGGTCGTCGCGAGCATCTCGTGCGCCCGCGCGGCGACCACGACACAGCAGCTGAACGACACGTCCTGCCCGGCGGGCGCGCCCACCCCGGGGAAGACGGCCGGGCTGCAGGCGGGCGACAAGATCGTCTCCGTCGCGGGCAAGCCGACGCCGCAGTGGACCGACGTGCTGGCCATCGTGCAGGCCTCCGGCGGCCGAACCCCGATCGTCGTGCAGCGCGGCAACCGGACGCTGAACCTGAACGTGGACATCCCGCGGGTGCAGCGGCTCGGCAGCGACGGCAAGGTGCACGAGATCGGCATGATGGGCGTGTCCACGGTGCTGCCGCCCGCGTACCTGCACTACAACGGCCTCACCGCGGTCGGCGCCACGTTCTCCTTCACCGGGACCATGTTCGCCCAGACCGCGCAGCGGCTGGTCGAGTTCCCCGAGCGGATCCCGGCCGTGGTCAGCGCCATCTTCGGCGGCGAGCGCGACCCGAACACCCCGGTCAGCGTCGTCGGCGCGAGCCGGATCGGCGGCGAGGCCGTGCAGCAGGGCCTGTGGCAGCTGTTCTTCTTCCTGCTGGCCAGCCTGAACTTCTTCATCGGCGTGTTCAACCTGCTGCCGCTGCTGCCGATGGACGGCGGGCACATCGCCATCGTCTGGTACGAGCGGGTGCGCGACTGGCTCCGCGCGTTGCGCGGCAAGGCGGCGGGCGGTCCGGTGGACTACACGAAACTCTCCGCGATCACGATGGTCATCGTCGTGATCGGCGGTGGCATCACGCTACTGACGGTGACAGCGGACATCGTCAACCCGATCCGCTTGCAGTAA
- a CDS encoding DUF2631 domain-containing protein has translation MAGKAIEKRPEVDPRDEPSAEWGWHGSFPKATRVAGWISVVVLLLMLKGNHENNTENVWLVGLAIFLAFLLVLDIRKRRTAWRK, from the coding sequence GTGGCAGGCAAGGCGATCGAGAAGCGGCCCGAAGTGGACCCCCGCGACGAGCCGTCGGCGGAGTGGGGCTGGCACGGCTCGTTCCCGAAGGCCACCCGCGTCGCCGGCTGGATCAGCGTGGTCGTGCTGCTGCTCATGCTGAAGGGCAACCACGAGAACAACACGGAGAACGTGTGGCTCGTCGGCCTGGCGATCTTCCTGGCGTTCCTGCTGGTGCTCGACATCCGCAAGCGCCGTACGGCCTGGCGTAAGTAG